AATGCCGCCAGCGCAGTAGGGGACGATCGCCTGCAAAAGGCAGCCACCGGCCAGGTAGTACCGGATGCCTTTACACATGGTACTTCCGCACAGCGTATGTTCTGGTTTAAGAAAGGTTTTGAATCAGGAGATGTGGCACAGGGAGATACCGGGATAGGGCTGGGAGCGTGGTGAGAATTACGAATTAGGAATTACGAAAAGCGTAGGAGATATAAGCGAGTTATCACTTTGTTCGCTTATATCTCCTACGCTTTTCGTAATTCGTAATTCAACTAAAGGCTCAGCAGCTGTTTCGCCAGTTCAATCATTTTTTCATCCCCGGTATATTTACCACTGATATCAGAAAGCTTCACTACTGGTGTCCAGCGGACATCATCATCGGGAAGTGCTTCGTACATTTTGATTACAATATTAAGAGCTGTCAGCCCTACGTCGTTCGTGAAATTGGTACCTATGCCGAACGACATTCCCACTTTTCCCCGGCAATAAGTGGCGATGTTGGCTACTTTTTCGTAGTCCAGTCCATCCGAGAAAATAATGGTTTTACTGAGCGGGTTAATGCCTTTCCCTTTATAGTGCATGATGGTACGGTCGGCAAACAGGATAGGGTCGCCACTGTCGTGCCGCACGCCGTCGAATAATTTCGCGAATTTCTTATCGAACTGTTCGAAGAATACAGGGGTGGTGTAGGTATCAGAAAGCGCAATGCCAAGGTCGCCCCGGTACACCTGTACCCAGTTTTCAAGGCCGAGCATATTCGCCATTTTAAAGCCGTATTTGGCAGCATGAAACATAAACCATTCATGGGCATGTGTGCCCACTGGCTTAATGCCGTTGCGCATGGCCAGGTGTACATTGCTGCTGCCTATAAAGCAGCCTTCGCCGTATTTGTGCAGCGTTTTCACTACCAGGCGGTGTACCTCCAGCGAATGCCTGCGCCGGGTGCCGAAATCCGCGATGGTGATGCCCATCTCTTTATACTTTTCTATCTTCTCTTTTGTAATGCGAATCACTTCGTCATCAGGTACGCGCTGTTGGCCGGTAAGCCGGTAATACAGTTCACAAATCAGCGACATCATCGGCACTTCCCAGAGAATGGAACGATACCAATAACCATCTACATGCACCTCCAGCGCTTCACCATGTTGGGCTATATGTACTTCATCAGGATTATAACGATAGCCCTGCAGAAAATCGAGGTAAGTAGGATCCAGATAAGGACAGGTGACAGCCAGGAAATTCTTTTCCTCGTCGGTCAGCTGTAACTGCGACATACTGTTCACTTCTTCTCTCAATGCTTCAGCAAAGCCCTGCGGAAAAGAATGCTGGCCACGATTGATAAAAGTGTAGCGGGCGCGGGCTTTTGGGAACAACTTCACAACACCATGCTGCATGGTGAATTTGTAGAAATCATTGTCGAGAATAGATGTCAGGATCATTATTGCTATTTTAAATTTAAGATAGTTTTATCTTTGAGTCTTATCATTTTCACAATTATGCAGAAGACTATTAAAGTTAAATGGCCGCTTAACCCAAAAGAAACCATACTATTGAAATTAAACGGAGTTTACCTCAAAAGTAAAATACAGGCCAAACAGGGAACGTTTTACCTGACCAGCGAAAGAATTGTTTTTGAAGCCAAACCCATGATGGCTATTTTTTTATTCGGCGTTATTGGCTGGCTGTTATCGAGAGGAAAAAAATTTCGCGAATTCCAGCTCGCCGATATTACAAACTTCCGCAGAGGTAAACATGGATTTAATAGTAAGATAGCAGAATTTGATTTAATCGATGGTACCAAACATCGTATAGGCATCAGCGGTAAATGGGAAGATTTTGAAACAGCTTACCAAAAGGCAATGCTGGATGTGCAACCACTTTTTAGTGTGAACTAGCCAGAAGTCGTAGCAGTAGCGTATTTACAGGGAATATTGTTATCCAGCGAATAACAAATGGTAAGGAGATTTGTTGATGTACGAATTTTTTCGTATATTGAATTAGTTTATTCAATTACTAAATCCTTACTATGCGTTACCTGTCATTGACGATTGTTATATGCTTTTATTGTATTGCATCAACGGCACAGGAGGTCCGGGAAAAGCTGGATAGTCTTTTTGAATCTATATATAAAGATCATGCCTTTAACGGCAATGTACTGGTAGTGGAGAAAGGGAAGGAGATATACAGGCGTGAGTTTGGTTATGCCAATGTGGAGGACCATCAGCTCAACAAGGCGGACACCAGGTTTCAGCTGGCGTCGGTATCAAAAACATTCACGGCAACGGCTATACTCCAGTTGAAGGAAAAGAACAAGCTGAAACTGGATGACCCGGTACAGCAGTATCTGCCTGATTTCCCGCTTACAGGGGTTACTATACGGCAGCTGTTGCAGCATACTTCCGGTTTGCAGGACTACCAGATATTCGAAAAGCCTCACCGGGAAGATACCGGCAGGATTTTTACGAACGCGGATATCATTCCTGCATTGAAACGGTATGAAATGGTGTTGCCGCCTCCAGGTGAGCGCTGGAGCTATTCTAATATCGGATATGGATTGCTGGTGCTTATCATTGAAGAATGTAGTGGCATGTCGTATCCGGCATATATGGAGCGTTACATTTTCCGGGCAGCAGGAATGACGCATACCTATCTGGCATCGGCCTTGTTGCGGCATCCTGATCCGGAGCGCAGTGTTAATTACGATTTTTATGGGTATGCGCCGGCCGATCTGTTGCGGGTTGATAGTTTGCCCCGGTACCGGATTCCCAATACCATACTGGGAGGAATATTAGGCCCTGGTTATGTGGTGAGTACAACAGATGATTTGCTGCGTTTTGATGAAGCACTTTATGGTAACCGTTTGCTCCGGCAGGAAACACTGGAAGAAGCCTGGACGCCGGGGACCCTGAATAATGGCCAGAAAGCAGCGATGGGATGGGGCTCCGGACAGTCGTATTACGGGCTTGGCTGGAATATATTGCGGGATACCAGTATCGGCAAAGTGGTCTGGCATTCAGGTGGCGCGCCGGGGATTGTAACCGTGTTCCTCCGCAACATTTCCCGTCGTCAGACAGTGATAGTATTGGATAACGTTACGCATCGCAATGTGCATGGCAACGGCATCAATGCCATGTACCTGCTGAACCATCGGCCTCCATTCCCGGAGAAGCGGTCGCTGGCTTCCGTTTATGCGCAAACCCTGGTCAGTGGTGGACCGGATCTGGCAACCGCGCAGTTCAATACGTTGAAAAGAGATACTGCCCACTACTACCTCGATGAAAGGGAACTGAATACGCAGGGGCTCGAATTGCTTTGGAATGGCTATCCCGCGTTAGGGCTGGAAGCTTTGAAACTGAATACCTTGTTGTTCCCGGGCAGCTGGAACGTGTACGACAGCTATGCAGCGGCACTGGTTATCAATAACCGGAAAGATGCTGCCATAGCGATGTACCGGCTTTCTGTTACAATGAATCCCGGTAATAATGAGGGAAGGACTGCATTGCAAAAATTGCTGGAACAAATGCCCCAAAATAAAAGCAGATAACATAGCTTTTGCTATCTTTATTGCATGCTTACCGGAATATTGATTAATCTATTTGAGCGGGACCTCAGTAAACTGGAGGAAGAAATAGCCGCTTATGGCACTGAAGAAGGGATATGGCGGGTACCACCCGGTATTAATAACAGTGCAGGGAATCTGTGTTTACATATCTGCGGAAACCTGCAACACTTTATCGGTGCTGTGTTGGGGAAAACAGGGTATATCCGTAACCGTGAGTTGGAGTTCAACGCAAGTCATGTTCCCACGGAGGAGTTGCTGGTGTTGATTGGCTCTACCCGAAGAATTATACTTCGTGTTATTGCGGGGCTTTCGCCGGAAGACATGGATAGCACGTATCCTGAGAAAGTTTTTTCGGGATCTATGTCTACCGGGCATTTCCTGGTGCACCTGAGTACTCACCTGAATTATCATCTGGGTCAGATCAATTACCATCGTCGTTTAACCCAATAGTATCTTTTTTATGAAACAGTTCGTTGATGTT
The genomic region above belongs to Chitinophaga sp. 180180018-3 and contains:
- the pncB gene encoding nicotinate phosphoribosyltransferase; amino-acid sequence: MILTSILDNDFYKFTMQHGVVKLFPKARARYTFINRGQHSFPQGFAEALREEVNSMSQLQLTDEEKNFLAVTCPYLDPTYLDFLQGYRYNPDEVHIAQHGEALEVHVDGYWYRSILWEVPMMSLICELYYRLTGQQRVPDDEVIRITKEKIEKYKEMGITIADFGTRRRHSLEVHRLVVKTLHKYGEGCFIGSSNVHLAMRNGIKPVGTHAHEWFMFHAAKYGFKMANMLGLENWVQVYRGDLGIALSDTYTTPVFFEQFDKKFAKLFDGVRHDSGDPILFADRTIMHYKGKGINPLSKTIIFSDGLDYEKVANIATYCRGKVGMSFGIGTNFTNDVGLTALNIVIKMYEALPDDDVRWTPVVKLSDISGKYTGDEKMIELAKQLLSL
- a CDS encoding serine hydrolase domain-containing protein — translated: MRYLSLTIVICFYCIASTAQEVREKLDSLFESIYKDHAFNGNVLVVEKGKEIYRREFGYANVEDHQLNKADTRFQLASVSKTFTATAILQLKEKNKLKLDDPVQQYLPDFPLTGVTIRQLLQHTSGLQDYQIFEKPHREDTGRIFTNADIIPALKRYEMVLPPPGERWSYSNIGYGLLVLIIEECSGMSYPAYMERYIFRAAGMTHTYLASALLRHPDPERSVNYDFYGYAPADLLRVDSLPRYRIPNTILGGILGPGYVVSTTDDLLRFDEALYGNRLLRQETLEEAWTPGTLNNGQKAAMGWGSGQSYYGLGWNILRDTSIGKVVWHSGGAPGIVTVFLRNISRRQTVIVLDNVTHRNVHGNGINAMYLLNHRPPFPEKRSLASVYAQTLVSGGPDLATAQFNTLKRDTAHYYLDERELNTQGLELLWNGYPALGLEALKLNTLLFPGSWNVYDSYAAALVINNRKDAAIAMYRLSVTMNPGNNEGRTALQKLLEQMPQNKSR
- a CDS encoding DinB family protein, whose protein sequence is MLTGILINLFERDLSKLEEEIAAYGTEEGIWRVPPGINNSAGNLCLHICGNLQHFIGAVLGKTGYIRNRELEFNASHVPTEELLVLIGSTRRIILRVIAGLSPEDMDSTYPEKVFSGSMSTGHFLVHLSTHLNYHLGQINYHRRLTQ